In Actinomadura luzonensis, a single window of DNA contains:
- a CDS encoding ATP/GTP-binding protein produces the protein MSPRRARRKESSRPFGFPTGLDKVEEWPDGEWKVRLLTGASSTKDYRCPGCDQEIRRGQPHLVAWPAWSGGDEERRHWHQPCWRKRLDRGPGRSRY, from the coding sequence ATGAGCCCGCGACGGGCCCGCCGCAAGGAGTCCTCCCGCCCTTTCGGCTTCCCGACCGGCCTGGACAAGGTGGAGGAGTGGCCGGACGGCGAGTGGAAGGTCCGGCTGCTCACCGGCGCCTCCTCGACCAAGGACTACCGCTGCCCCGGGTGCGACCAGGAGATCCGCCGCGGCCAGCCGCACCTGGTGGCCTGGCCCGCCTGGTCCGGCGGCGACGAGGAACGCCGGCACTGGCACCAGCCCTGCTGGCGCAAGAGGCTCGACCGCGGCCCCGGCCGCAGCCGTTACTGA
- a CDS encoding cob(I)yrinic acid a,c-diamide adenosyltransferase — protein sequence MTRADKDKDKPVVLSRIYTRAGDDGTTRLSDMSRAAKTDPRLAAYADVEEANAHLGLALSFGTFPGELAEALVRVQNELFDVGADLATPVTDDPEFPPLRVEQSYIDRLEAECDRFNEGLKPLRSFILPGGDPATAALHVARVTVRRAERTTWAALETHDDMNALTAKYLNRLSDLLFIACRVAHAGEEILWRPGGTR from the coding sequence ATGACGCGCGCCGACAAGGACAAGGACAAGCCGGTCGTCCTCTCCCGCATCTACACCCGGGCCGGCGACGACGGCACCACGCGGCTGAGCGACATGAGCCGGGCCGCCAAGACCGATCCGCGCCTGGCCGCCTACGCCGACGTCGAGGAGGCCAACGCCCACCTGGGGCTCGCCCTGTCGTTCGGCACGTTCCCCGGCGAGCTGGCCGAGGCGCTGGTCCGCGTCCAGAACGAGCTGTTCGACGTCGGGGCCGACCTGGCCACGCCCGTCACCGACGACCCGGAGTTCCCGCCGCTGCGGGTGGAGCAGTCCTACATCGACCGGCTGGAAGCCGAGTGCGACCGCTTCAACGAGGGCCTGAAGCCCCTGCGCAGCTTCATCCTGCCGGGCGGCGACCCCGCCACGGCCGCGCTGCACGTGGCCCGCGTCACCGTCCGCCGCGCCGAGCGCACCACGTGGGCGGCGCTGGAGACGCACGACGACATGAACGCGCTGACCGCGAAATACCTCAACCGCCTGTCGGACCTGCTGTTCATCGCCTGCCGCGTGGCGCACGCCGGCGAGGAGATCCTGTGGCGGCCGGGGGGCACCCGCTGA
- a CDS encoding DUF2550 domain-containing protein: MLLAALVVLRAVMLMRSRGSVPCRLRVGDRRWRSGVARYADGELHWIPLLDVRLRPRHAIARRGLVVSARRELGDGLYAVDCSGSTRGVSLAMSADALTGFLAWLESAPPSAYLDVA; the protein is encoded by the coding sequence GTGTTGCTCGCCGCCCTCGTGGTGCTGCGCGCGGTCATGCTCATGCGCTCGCGCGGCAGCGTGCCCTGCCGGTTGCGGGTCGGTGACCGGCGCTGGCGCAGCGGGGTCGCCCGTTACGCCGACGGGGAACTCCACTGGATCCCGCTCCTGGACGTCCGGCTGAGGCCGCGCCACGCGATCGCGAGGCGCGGCCTCGTCGTTTCCGCCCGCCGCGAGCTCGGCGACGGGCTCTACGCGGTCGACTGCAGCGGCAGCACCCGCGGCGTCTCGCTGGCGATGAGCGCCGACGCGCTCACGGGCTTCCTGGCGTGGCTGGAGTCGGCGCCGCCCAGCGCCTACCTCGACGTGGCCTGA
- a CDS encoding aldehyde dehydrogenase family protein, translated as MTTTFDSLNPATGEVVGSHPKQGPEAVRAAVGRADEAAAWWAGLGHAERRRRLLDYKAVITRDLRGLARLVHEETGKPVGDATLEIVLAITHVDWAARNAQKVLGRRRVATGMIGLNLSATLEYLPLGVVGVIGPWNYPVFTPMGSIAYALAAGNAVVFKPSEFTPGVGVRLAELFAEAVPEQPVFQAVTGLGETGAALAADPRVRKIAFTGSTATAKRVMAACAENLTPIVAECGGKDAFIVDADADLRAAADACLWGAMSNAGQTCVGVERVYVVDAVYESFMRELSERAAGVRAGEDYGPITMPGQVEVIKRHIDDAAKAGRVVTGGPGAVRPPFVDPVIVEDVPEDSPAVREETFGPTITVRRTRDAQEALELANASAYGLGGTIFSRDARRASELARLMRSGMTAINSVISFAGVPALPFGGVGDSGFGRIHGADGLREFARPKAISRQRFAMPGMNLTSFSRGPDELERLIRLVTFLHGRRKR; from the coding sequence ATGACCACGACCTTCGATTCGCTCAACCCGGCCACCGGCGAGGTGGTCGGCAGTCACCCCAAACAGGGCCCCGAAGCCGTGCGCGCGGCCGTCGGGCGGGCCGACGAGGCCGCCGCCTGGTGGGCCGGGCTGGGGCACGCCGAGCGGCGCCGCCGCCTGCTCGACTACAAGGCGGTCATCACCCGCGACCTGCGCGGGCTGGCCCGGCTGGTGCACGAGGAGACGGGCAAGCCGGTCGGCGACGCCACGCTGGAGATCGTGCTGGCGATCACCCATGTCGACTGGGCCGCCCGCAACGCCCAGAAGGTGCTGGGCCGCCGCCGGGTGGCGACCGGCATGATCGGGCTCAACCTATCCGCGACGCTCGAGTACCTGCCGCTCGGCGTGGTGGGCGTCATCGGGCCGTGGAACTACCCGGTGTTCACCCCCATGGGGTCGATCGCGTACGCGCTGGCCGCCGGCAACGCCGTGGTGTTCAAGCCGAGCGAGTTCACCCCCGGCGTCGGGGTGCGGCTGGCGGAGCTGTTCGCCGAGGCGGTGCCCGAGCAGCCGGTGTTCCAGGCGGTGACCGGGCTCGGCGAGACGGGGGCGGCGCTGGCCGCCGACCCGCGCGTGCGCAAGATCGCCTTCACCGGCTCGACCGCCACCGCCAAGCGCGTCATGGCCGCCTGCGCCGAGAACCTCACGCCGATCGTCGCCGAGTGCGGCGGCAAGGACGCCTTCATCGTGGACGCCGACGCCGACCTCCGCGCCGCCGCCGACGCCTGCCTGTGGGGCGCGATGTCCAACGCCGGGCAGACGTGCGTGGGCGTCGAGCGGGTCTACGTCGTGGACGCGGTCTATGAAAGTTTCATGCGCGAGCTGTCGGAGCGGGCGGCCGGCGTGCGGGCCGGCGAGGACTACGGGCCGATCACCATGCCCGGCCAGGTCGAGGTGATCAAGCGGCACATCGACGACGCGGCCAAGGCGGGCCGGGTCGTCACCGGCGGCCCCGGCGCGGTGCGCCCGCCGTTCGTCGACCCGGTCATCGTCGAGGACGTGCCCGAAGACTCCCCCGCCGTGCGCGAGGAGACCTTCGGCCCGACGATCACCGTCCGCCGCACCCGCGACGCGCAGGAGGCGCTGGAGCTGGCCAACGCGTCGGCGTACGGGCTGGGTGGCACCATCTTCTCGCGCGACGCGCGCCGGGCGAGCGAGCTGGCCCGGCTCATGCGGTCCGGCATGACGGCGATCAACTCGGTCATCTCGTTCGCCGGGGTGCCGGCCCTGCCGTTCGGCGGCGTCGGCGACTCAGGCTTCGGACGCATCCACGGCGCGGACGGCCTGCGCGAGTTCGCCAGGCCGAAGGCCATCTCGCGGCAGCGTTTCGCGATGCCGGGGATGAACCTGACATCGTTCTCACGCGGCCCCGACGAGCTTGAGCGGCTGATCAGGCTTGTCACGTTCTTGCACGGGCGACGTAAAAGATAA
- the nucS gene encoding endonuclease NucS, protein MRLVIARCSVDYVGRLTAHLPMAPRLVLIKADGSVSIHADDRAFKPLNWMNPPCKLKEDGETWTVTHGKTGEKLVLTMAEILHDSSHELGVDPGLIKDGVEAHLQELLAEHISTLGEGYSLIRREYMTAIGPVDILCRDGMGATVAVEIKRRGEIDGVEQLTRYLELLNRDPLLAPVRGVFAAQEIKPQARVLATDRGIDCVTLDYDALRGIEPENPTLF, encoded by the coding sequence ATGCGGCTGGTCATCGCGCGATGCAGCGTGGATTACGTAGGAAGGCTCACGGCGCACCTGCCGATGGCCCCGAGGCTCGTGCTCATCAAGGCGGACGGCAGCGTGAGCATCCACGCCGACGACCGCGCGTTCAAGCCGCTCAACTGGATGAACCCGCCGTGCAAGCTCAAGGAGGACGGCGAGACCTGGACGGTCACCCACGGCAAGACCGGCGAGAAGCTGGTCCTGACGATGGCCGAGATCCTCCACGACTCCAGCCACGAGCTGGGCGTCGACCCCGGGCTGATCAAGGACGGCGTGGAGGCCCACCTCCAGGAGCTGCTCGCCGAGCACATCTCGACGCTGGGCGAGGGCTACTCCCTGATCCGGCGCGAGTACATGACGGCCATCGGGCCGGTCGACATCCTGTGCCGCGACGGGATGGGCGCGACGGTGGCGGTGGAGATCAAGCGCCGCGGCGAGATCGACGGCGTCGAGCAGCTCACCCGCTACCTGGAGCTGCTCAACCGCGACCCGCTGCTGGCCCCGGTCCGCGGCGTCTTCGCCGCGCAGGAGATCAAGCCGCAGGCGCGCGTGCTCGCCACCGACCGCGGCATCGACTGCGTCACCCTCGACTACGACGCCCTGCGCGGCATCGAGCCGGAGAACCCCACGCTTTTCTGA
- a CDS encoding alpha/beta hydrolase, which produces MEIRAATVLPARREPIELHTADGLTLVGELAQPLDRPPVATLVTLHPLPTHGGFMDSHVYKKAANRLPALAGLAVLRFNTRGTSSERGTSEGAFDGGEGERFDVAAALEYAEFHDLPHVWVVGWSFGTELALKWAHDPLVEGAVLLSPPLHRATDADLDAWASFGRPLTALVPEFDDYLRPEEARRRFARVPQAEVVGVDGAKHLWVGEPYVRIALDEIVKRVNPEAYPLPTEV; this is translated from the coding sequence GTGGAGATTCGCGCGGCGACCGTGCTGCCGGCCCGGCGGGAGCCGATCGAGCTGCACACGGCCGACGGCCTGACCCTGGTCGGCGAGCTGGCCCAGCCGCTCGACCGCCCCCCGGTCGCGACGCTGGTGACCCTGCACCCGCTGCCGACCCACGGCGGGTTCATGGACAGCCACGTCTACAAGAAGGCCGCCAACCGGCTGCCCGCCCTCGCCGGCCTCGCGGTGCTGCGCTTCAACACCCGCGGCACGTCGTCGGAGCGCGGCACCTCCGAGGGGGCGTTCGACGGGGGCGAGGGCGAGCGCTTCGACGTGGCGGCCGCGCTCGAGTACGCCGAGTTCCACGACCTGCCGCACGTGTGGGTGGTCGGCTGGTCGTTCGGCACCGAGCTGGCGCTCAAGTGGGCGCACGACCCGCTGGTGGAGGGCGCGGTCCTGCTCTCGCCGCCGCTGCACAGGGCCACCGACGCCGATCTCGACGCGTGGGCGTCCTTCGGCCGGCCGCTGACCGCGCTGGTGCCGGAGTTCGACGACTACCTGCGGCCGGAGGAGGCGCGCCGGCGCTTCGCCCGGGTGCCGCAGGCCGAGGTCGTCGGCGTCGACGGGGCCAAGCACCTGTGGGTGGGGGAGCCGTACGTGCGGATCGCGCTGGACGAGATCGTCAAACGGGTGAACCCGGAGGCATACCCGCTGCCGACCGAGGTATGA
- a CDS encoding ABC transporter ATP-binding protein has translation MLEISELRKRFAGGPGAPGGKVALDGVGFSVRPGEMFGFVGANGAGKTTTMRIVMGVLEADSGSVSWQGRPLGYDARRRFGYMPEERGLYQKMRAGEQIEYFGRLHGLSAPAARKATEELMERLGVAERRNDQVQALSLGNQQRVQLAVALVHDPEVLVLDEPFSGLDPIAVDALAAALQERCRGGVPVIFSSHQLDLVERLCDSVGIVAAGRMVASGTVAELRAAESDTLRVVVRDPAPGWADGLPGTVTVQGDRHILRTSGGDDQEILRRALKAGRVEHFGAEQPTLTEIFKEAVA, from the coding sequence ATGCTGGAGATCAGCGAGCTGCGCAAGCGCTTCGCGGGCGGCCCCGGCGCCCCCGGCGGGAAGGTCGCGCTGGACGGCGTCGGGTTCAGCGTGCGGCCCGGGGAGATGTTCGGTTTCGTGGGCGCGAACGGCGCCGGCAAGACGACCACCATGCGCATCGTCATGGGCGTGCTGGAGGCCGACTCGGGGTCGGTGAGCTGGCAGGGCCGGCCGCTCGGCTACGACGCGCGCCGCCGCTTCGGCTACATGCCGGAGGAGCGCGGGCTCTACCAGAAGATGCGGGCCGGCGAGCAGATCGAGTACTTCGGCCGGCTGCACGGGCTGAGCGCCCCCGCCGCCCGCAAGGCCACCGAGGAGCTGATGGAGCGGCTGGGCGTGGCCGAGCGCAGGAACGACCAGGTACAGGCGCTGTCGCTGGGCAACCAGCAGCGCGTGCAGCTAGCGGTCGCGCTGGTGCACGACCCCGAGGTGCTGGTGCTGGACGAGCCGTTCTCCGGCCTGGACCCGATCGCCGTGGACGCCCTCGCCGCCGCCCTCCAGGAACGCTGCCGCGGCGGGGTGCCGGTGATCTTCTCCAGTCACCAGCTCGACCTGGTCGAGCGGCTGTGCGACTCGGTCGGCATCGTCGCGGCCGGGCGGATGGTCGCCTCCGGCACCGTGGCCGAGCTGCGCGCGGCCGAGTCCGACACACTCCGCGTGGTGGTGCGCGACCCGGCCCCCGGCTGGGCGGACGGCCTGCCCGGCACGGTCACCGTCCAGGGCGACCGGCACATCCTGCGCACCTCGGGCGGCGACGACCAGGAGATCCTGCGCCGCGCGCTCAAGGCCGGCCGGGTCGAGCACTTCGGCGCCGAGCAGCCCACTCTCACCGAGATCTTCAAGGAGGCCGTGGCGTGA
- the atpD gene encoding F0F1 ATP synthase subunit beta, which produces MTAEAVETVEAPAAGTGRVARVTGAVVDVEFPVDAMPDIYNALKVEVTLGGETKTLTLEVAQHLGDNLVRAISMQPTDGLVRGQAVRDTGAPISVPVGDVVKGHVWNALGETLDVPTASLKIEERWGIHRPAPAFDQLESRTELLVTGIKVIDLLTPYVQGGKIGLFGGAGVGKTVLIQEMIRRVARNFGGTSCFAGVGERTREGNDLWLEMEEADVLKDTALVFGQMDEPPGTRLRVALSALTMAEYFRDVQKQDVLLFIDNIFRFTQAGSEVSTLLGRMPSAVGYQPTLADEMGVLQERITSTRGHSITSMQAIYVPADDITDPAPHNAFAHLDAQTVLSRPISEKGIYPAVDPLDSSSRILDPQIVGEEHYRVAQETKRILQKYRELQDIIAILGIDELSEEDKVTVQRARRIERFLSHPMYAAEAFTGQPGETVPLDETIASFKGLCAGEYDHLPEQAFFMVGGIEQAVAKAKELERR; this is translated from the coding sequence ATGACTGCAGAGGCTGTTGAAACTGTAGAAGCCCCCGCGGCCGGCACCGGCCGCGTGGCACGCGTCACCGGCGCCGTCGTCGACGTGGAGTTCCCCGTCGACGCGATGCCCGACATCTATAACGCGCTCAAGGTCGAGGTCACCCTCGGCGGCGAGACCAAGACGCTGACCCTGGAGGTCGCCCAGCACCTGGGCGACAACCTGGTCCGCGCGATCTCCATGCAGCCCACCGACGGCCTGGTCCGCGGCCAGGCGGTCCGCGACACCGGCGCGCCGATCTCGGTGCCCGTCGGCGACGTCGTCAAGGGCCACGTGTGGAACGCGCTGGGCGAGACGCTGGACGTCCCGACCGCGTCGCTGAAGATCGAGGAGCGGTGGGGCATCCACCGCCCGGCCCCGGCCTTCGACCAGCTGGAGTCCCGCACCGAGCTGCTGGTCACCGGCATCAAGGTCATCGACCTGCTGACCCCGTACGTGCAGGGCGGCAAGATCGGCCTGTTCGGCGGCGCCGGCGTGGGCAAGACGGTGCTCATCCAGGAGATGATCCGCCGCGTCGCCCGCAACTTCGGCGGCACCTCGTGCTTCGCCGGCGTGGGCGAGCGCACCCGTGAGGGCAACGACCTCTGGCTGGAGATGGAGGAGGCGGACGTCCTCAAGGACACCGCGCTCGTCTTCGGCCAGATGGACGAGCCCCCGGGCACCCGGCTGCGGGTCGCGCTGTCGGCGCTGACGATGGCGGAGTACTTCCGCGACGTGCAGAAGCAGGACGTGCTGCTGTTCATCGACAACATCTTCCGCTTCACGCAGGCCGGCTCCGAGGTCTCCACCCTGCTCGGCCGCATGCCGTCGGCCGTGGGTTACCAGCCCACGCTGGCCGACGAGATGGGCGTGCTCCAGGAGCGCATCACCTCGACCCGCGGTCACTCGATCACCTCCATGCAGGCGATCTACGTGCCCGCGGACGACATCACCGACCCGGCCCCGCACAACGCCTTCGCGCACCTCGACGCGCAGACCGTGCTCTCGCGGCCGATCTCGGAGAAGGGCATCTACCCCGCGGTGGACCCGCTCGACTCCTCCTCCCGGATCCTCGACCCGCAGATCGTGGGCGAGGAGCACTACCGGGTGGCCCAGGAGACCAAGCGGATCCTGCAGAAGTACCGCGAGCTCCAGGACATCATCGCGATCCTCGGCATCGACGAGCTGTCGGAGGAGGACAAGGTCACCGTCCAGCGGGCCCGCCGCATCGAGCGCTTCCTGTCGCACCCGATGTACGCGGCCGAGGCCTTCACCGGCCAGCCGGGCGAGACCGTGCCGCTCGACGAGACCATCGCCTCGTTCAAGGGCCTGTGCGCCGGTGAGTACGACCACCTGCCCGAGCAGGCGTTCTTCATGGTCGGCGGCATCGAGCAGGCCGTGGCCAAGGCCAAGGAACTCGAGCGTCGCTAA
- a CDS encoding TetR/AcrR family transcriptional regulator — protein sequence MTAAYTLYAKPGFAATTIERLCSEARISNRAFYECFGGREELLQALHERCVEESLGVVSKALQDAPNTLDGRVKAGIRAYIEFATADWRRARIMHVEVRRSGDVLTMSRQRAVDAFARIIQDASSDFPQEPHLNRRLLALGVIGALQELLIEWLLSETQPEIDELVAAAVHIFMRSLGGPATA from the coding sequence ATGACAGCCGCGTACACGCTATACGCGAAGCCGGGTTTCGCGGCGACGACCATCGAAAGGTTGTGCTCGGAGGCGCGGATCTCCAACCGCGCCTTCTACGAATGTTTCGGTGGCCGCGAGGAGCTGCTTCAGGCGCTGCACGAGCGCTGCGTGGAGGAAAGCCTCGGCGTCGTGTCCAAAGCGTTACAGGATGCGCCTAACACCCTTGATGGACGGGTCAAGGCAGGCATTCGTGCCTATATCGAGTTCGCCACGGCCGACTGGCGCCGGGCGCGCATCATGCACGTTGAGGTGCGCAGATCAGGAGATGTCCTGACAATGTCGCGCCAGCGGGCCGTGGATGCCTTCGCCCGGATCATCCAAGACGCCTCCTCCGATTTCCCGCAGGAGCCGCACCTGAATCGGCGCTTGCTGGCACTCGGCGTCATTGGGGCGTTACAGGAGTTGCTCATCGAATGGCTGCTGTCGGAGACGCAGCCGGAGATCGACGAACTCGTGGCGGCCGCCGTGCACATCTTCATGAGGAGTCTCGGCGGCCCGGCGACGGCCTGA
- a CDS encoding ABC transporter permease encodes MNGVMLVARREVMTQIRTKGFVIGLLVTAILVAAVSFAPKLMDGPDSYTVGTVNSQRLPLEAAAPEAKFEWRSFPDEAAARQAVVAGDVDAALVDGTRVLSHGQLDEQLGVLLQSVNREVRLGAAGVSIPPLRVESVGADARYESARTGIAVVLVLVLFMLLMGQVMMVAMGVVEEKGSRIVEILLSTLRPWQLLAGKIVGLGLIGLINLVVILAVGLAAAGVSGLAADFPPGIGGLVAGVLVWFVLGYAFFATLSASFASLVSRQEEVNTVMTPLTMTIMVTYFVAFYATTDPTGTLATVVSYVPPFSSMVMPVRMAATEVPLWQVGASMAAMVLAVLAVLSFGARVYRRAVLRTGARLRLGEVLRAR; translated from the coding sequence GTGAACGGCGTGATGCTGGTGGCCCGCAGAGAGGTCATGACGCAGATCCGCACGAAGGGGTTCGTCATCGGCCTGCTGGTGACGGCGATCCTGGTGGCGGCGGTCTCGTTCGCGCCCAAGCTCATGGACGGCCCCGACTCCTACACGGTCGGCACCGTCAACAGCCAGCGGCTGCCGCTGGAGGCGGCGGCCCCCGAGGCGAAGTTCGAGTGGCGCTCGTTCCCCGACGAGGCCGCGGCCCGGCAGGCGGTGGTGGCCGGCGACGTGGACGCCGCCCTGGTGGACGGGACCAGGGTGCTCAGCCACGGGCAGCTCGACGAGCAGCTCGGCGTGCTGCTGCAGAGCGTCAACCGCGAGGTGCGGCTGGGCGCGGCAGGGGTGTCGATCCCGCCGCTGCGGGTGGAGTCCGTGGGCGCCGACGCGCGCTACGAGTCGGCCCGCACCGGGATCGCCGTGGTGCTCGTGCTGGTGCTGTTCATGCTGCTCATGGGGCAGGTCATGATGGTCGCGATGGGCGTGGTCGAGGAGAAGGGCAGCCGGATCGTGGAGATCCTGCTCTCCACGCTGCGGCCGTGGCAGCTCCTCGCCGGGAAGATCGTCGGGCTGGGGCTGATCGGCCTGATCAACCTGGTGGTGATCCTGGCCGTCGGCCTGGCCGCGGCGGGGGTCTCGGGCCTCGCCGCCGACTTCCCGCCCGGCATCGGGGGGCTGGTGGCCGGCGTCCTGGTGTGGTTCGTGCTGGGGTACGCCTTCTTCGCGACGCTGTCGGCCTCGTTCGCCTCGCTGGTCTCACGCCAGGAGGAGGTCAACACGGTGATGACGCCGCTGACCATGACCATCATGGTGACCTACTTCGTGGCCTTCTACGCCACCACCGACCCGACCGGCACGCTGGCCACGGTCGTGTCGTACGTGCCGCCGTTCTCCTCCATGGTCATGCCGGTGCGGATGGCGGCGACCGAGGTGCCGCTGTGGCAGGTGGGCGCGTCGATGGCGGCCATGGTGCTGGCCGTGCTCGCGGTGCTGTCCTTCGGCGCCCGCGTCTACCGGCGGGCGGTGCTGCGCACCGGGGCCCGGCTGCGGCTCGGCGAAGTGTTGCGCGCCCGCTAG
- a CDS encoding F0F1 ATP synthase subunit epsilon: MAKLRVGVVSPEREIWSGEADMVIAKTVDGEIGIMPQHAPVLGVLVEGGVLRVKREGEGDLVAAVHGGFISVADNEVSVLAEVAELGSEVDVAAARDALDRAQASIEANQEDADAAIEAKRARARLRAAGEEV, encoded by the coding sequence GTGGCGAAGCTACGCGTAGGGGTTGTCTCACCCGAGCGTGAGATCTGGTCGGGCGAGGCCGACATGGTGATTGCCAAGACCGTGGACGGCGAGATCGGTATTATGCCGCAACACGCACCTGTGCTCGGCGTCCTCGTCGAGGGCGGCGTGCTGCGCGTCAAGCGGGAGGGCGAGGGCGACCTCGTGGCGGCCGTTCACGGTGGGTTCATCTCCGTGGCCGACAATGAGGTGTCCGTGCTCGCCGAGGTCGCCGAGCTCGGGTCGGAGGTCGACGTCGCGGCTGCCCGTGACGCTCTCGACCGGGCTCAGGCCTCGATCGAGGCCAACCAGGAGGACGCCGACGCGGCGATCGAGGCCAAGCGGGCCAGGGCCCGGCTCCGCGCGGCGGGCGAAGAGGTATAA
- a CDS encoding STAS domain-containing protein: MRVRGNPRAQVVRIGARLDAGTSAGVRERLHEAIDAGAGDLILDLAELEMIDATGLGVLVGAHRRAMDAERRLVLRGVPPRIMRILAVTRLNRVLHVEVPAAAVA; this comes from the coding sequence ATGCGCGTCCGAGGCAATCCGAGAGCCCAGGTGGTGCGGATCGGGGCCAGGCTCGACGCCGGCACGTCGGCGGGAGTGCGCGAGCGGCTGCACGAGGCCATCGACGCCGGTGCGGGCGACCTGATCCTCGATCTCGCCGAGCTGGAGATGATCGACGCGACGGGTCTCGGCGTGCTCGTGGGCGCGCATCGGCGGGCGATGGACGCCGAGCGCCGCCTCGTCCTCCGGGGGGTGCCCCCGCGGATCATGCGGATCCTCGCGGTGACCCGGCTGAACCGGGTGCTGCACGTGGAGGTCCCGGCGGCCGCTGTGGCCTGA
- a CDS encoding sensor histidine kinase yields MDEIQRARRITWITLVGGLVLSWALLVLGSVVLLGQERLPWWRAAPALVAAVGFTWLAWRAIAAVMDGRYARREVAASAVLAVLGAFAGGGDPFGWGFLIMAWLYVATLRVTKRTAVLQSAGAWAVAVGTGVLGVATGIGATDLSPAEAALFYGGVHAVWAVTLPPSGRLWVWIWELAVRAHEGREAHTRLALAEERLRVARDLHDLVGHQLSAIAVKTELAGRLSDADPAAARAELAEINTLTRRALRELRATVRGYRELDLTAELDSVKGVLEAAGVRCVTRLPYRELPGGLAPVFAYAVREAVTNVLKHSTATFCDITIRFTAEQAELAVRNDGVARRQAPAEEADGLGSGLTGMAERLAAVGGTVEARPVEEGEFLLKAVVSLPIPG; encoded by the coding sequence ATGGACGAGATCCAGCGGGCGCGGCGCATCACCTGGATCACGCTCGTCGGCGGCCTGGTCCTGTCGTGGGCGCTCCTCGTGCTGGGCAGCGTGGTCCTGCTCGGCCAGGAGCGGCTCCCGTGGTGGCGCGCCGCGCCCGCGCTGGTCGCCGCGGTGGGCTTCACCTGGCTCGCCTGGCGGGCGATCGCCGCCGTGATGGACGGCCGCTACGCCCGCCGCGAGGTGGCCGCGAGCGCGGTCCTCGCGGTGCTCGGGGCGTTCGCGGGCGGGGGCGACCCCTTCGGCTGGGGCTTCCTCATCATGGCCTGGCTGTACGTCGCCACGCTGCGGGTCACCAAGCGCACGGCGGTCCTCCAGTCGGCGGGGGCCTGGGCGGTCGCCGTCGGCACGGGCGTGCTGGGGGTGGCGACCGGCATCGGCGCCACCGACCTGAGCCCGGCCGAGGCCGCGCTCTTCTACGGCGGGGTCCACGCCGTCTGGGCGGTGACGCTGCCGCCGTCCGGCCGGTTGTGGGTGTGGATCTGGGAACTGGCCGTGCGGGCGCACGAGGGCCGCGAGGCGCACACCCGGCTGGCGCTGGCCGAGGAGCGGCTGCGCGTGGCCCGCGACCTGCACGACCTGGTGGGCCACCAGCTCTCCGCGATCGCGGTCAAGACCGAGCTGGCCGGGCGGCTGTCCGACGCCGACCCGGCGGCGGCCAGGGCCGAGCTGGCCGAGATCAACACGCTCACCCGGCGGGCCCTCCGCGAGCTGCGCGCGACCGTGCGCGGCTATCGCGAACTTGACTTGACGGCGGAGCTGGATAGCGTGAAGGGAGTGCTCGAAGCGGCCGGGGTCCGCTGCGTGACGCGCCTGCCCTATCGCGAGCTGCCCGGCGGGCTGGCGCCCGTCTTCGCCTACGCGGTGCGCGAGGCGGTCACCAACGTGCTGAAGCACAGCACGGCGACGTTCTGCGACATCACCATCCGCTTCACCGCCGAGCAGGCGGAGCTCGCCGTCCGCAACGACGGCGTGGCCCGGCGGCAGGCCCCCGCCGAGGAGGCCGACGGGCTGGGCAGCGGCCTCACCGGCATGGCGGAGCGGCTGGCCGCGGTGGGGGGCACGGTGGAGGCCCGTCCGGTGGAGGAGGGAGAGTTCCTGCTCAAAGCTGTCGTGTCACTGCCCATACCTGGGTAG